In Pseudomonas sp. HR96, the DNA window GATCCGGCGCAGCGCCAGGCAGCACTGCTGGCAGCGATTTTCAGTGGCGTCGAACTGCTGCTTAACGCAACCCTGCTGCTTCCCGGCGCCATCCCTTCACTGGCCGAGCTCGAGCCGCTCGAGGCCCTGCCACGGCTGACACCCCGGGCGCCGGCGTTGCCCGAGGCCAACGGCATCGTCAGTGTCGACGGCCTGCAATACGTCCGCCTGGACGGCCGCTTCTATCGAGTCAGGCATGATTCGCAGATGCAATGCTGGTTGATTGTCGACCCCAAGCGCCCATATGGCTTCGGCGGTAACCACCCGGTGCGCTTCAATGAACAGCTGCAATGGGAGCTGCTGGACCCGCCCTGTCTCAGAGGCGGGGGCGGGTGTCTGGGGACGGCGAGGGTGACACCCGCGCTGCCCGACGATTATGAAGTGTTCGACATGCAAACCCGTCTGTACGAGACGCCGCTATCGGCCAGGGTGCAGGTGCGTGAGCTGTATCGCCCCGAGTTCAAGAATCTGCTGGCGGGGCTTGGCCTGGAAACCGGGCACCGGCTGGAGTCGGCCCTGGCGACGATCAACCGTTTGCGCGGCCGGTTGGTCGAAGACGCCGTCGCCTTCATCGAGCAGTGGCGCGCCAACCCTCGGCCACGCTCATCACAGTGGGTGCCGGACAGCAGCCTGTCGGTGCCACTGGCGTTGCAGCGGCTGCTGCAGCAGAGCCGGGGTGTGGTTATTGGCGAGTCGCACATTGCCATTGCCAGCAAGCGTCTGCTCATCGAGAACATGCAGGCCATGGTCCGCAATGGCGTGGATACCTTGTATATGGAGCACCTGCTCAGCGACCTGCATCAGGAGTGGCTGGAGAACCTGCCGCGAAGCGGCAAGCTGCCAGCACCCTTGCAGGACTATCTGCGCGCGCTTGACCAGGGGCACGGTCTGGAAGTCTCCAGCGAATATTCCTTCACGCGCCTGGTGCAAGTCGCGCGTCGAGAGGGGGTCGAGGTGAGGGCCCTGGATTGCGCCGCCAGTTACCGGCTGGACGGCATGGATGAAGTGTTCGAATACGTCGGCGGCACCATGCGCCAGCAGGTCTTCAGTTATTACGCCTCGCGGGTGTTCGCTGCCCGCCGTGCGGCCGGCCAGGTGGGCAAGTGGGTGGCGCTGGTGGGCAATACCCATGCCTCGACCTACAAAGGAGTGCCTGGGCTGGCGCAGCTGGAGGACGTGATGTCGATACGGGTGGTGGATGCGGGGGAGGGCCAGCAGACGGGTATGACCCTGGACCCCGGGGAGTTTTTCCTGCCCTCGATGGGGCGCCCCGACGGGGTCGTCAAGGCCGACTGGCGGCTGGCGCTGAAGGTGCGGGAGGCACCTTACGAGTTCCTCGATCCCTCGCTGGCCCCGCCTGGGGTGACCCGACCCTGATCGGCCACTTGCGGTAACCATTGCCGTCAGCGGGTGCTGGATCTGCCGAGGCATACTTGGGTTCTGAATAAGCCGGTAATAGGTTGTCAATTGACAACCTAAATAATGTTGGCAGACTGGAGGTCATGGATGACACGCGCAAGGCACCCCAACAAGGACATCGAATACGCCCTCAGGTACGCCGAACATCAGGGCTGGCGATTGCAGCTCGGCGGCGGGCATGCCTGGGGCAAGCTTTATTGTCCATACAACAGCCGTGATTGTCGCTGTGGTGACCATTGCATTACCTGTATCTGGAGCACGCCCCGCGACCCCCAGGCCCATGCCAAACGGCTGCTGCGGATCGTGGATAACTGCACCGGGCCTGACGGCGGCGCCGTGTTGCTGCCAAGGAGATAGATCATGGAATACCTTTTTCGCCTCAGCTATCAGCTCGACCCCGCTGATTGCGACGTCGATGTCCTGTTGGAGCGTCTGTTCGAGGCCGGCTGCGATGACGCCCTGGTAGGCGTCGGCCTGCCAGGGCGCATGGGCCTGAAGTTTCAGCGCGAGGCGCCGAGCGCCGAAGTAGCCATGCTCAGTGCGCTGGCGGACGTCAAGGCTGCCATGCCGGGCGCTCGGCTGATCGAAGCGGCGCCGGACATGGTCGGGCTCAGCGATGCCGCCGAGTTCGTCGGGGTCAGCCGGCAGAACATGCGCAAATTGATGCTGGCCCACAGTGGCGATTTTCCGTTGCCGTTGCACCAGGGCAGCACCTCGGTATGGCATCTGGATGATATTTTTCAGTGGCTGCAGCAGCGTGGCGGTTACCCGCTGGACCCCGCAGTGCTGGAAGTCGCTCGCTGCGCCCGCCGCGCCAACCTGGCCCGGGCTCGGGCCGGGCTCGCCGGCAGCGCAGATGATCCTTTCGAAAAATGGGTCGGCTGAGCGCTGGGCTTTGCGTCGGGCCCCCCGGATAATGGCGGGCAATGCGAGGATGACAGCTTTCGAGGTTTACCGAGTTTTGAAACAGTTACAGATCGTCGATCGCAGCCGTGATCGACACTTCATGCAGCAGGCCCTGGCCCTGGCGGCCGAGGGGGCGGCGCTGGGCGAAGTGCCGGTGGGCGCGGTGCTGGTGCAGGCTGGCGAAATCATTGGCCGTGGCTTCAACTGCCCGATCAGTACCCACGATCCCAGTGCCCATGCCGAAATGGTCGCCATTCGGGCTGCCGCCCTGGCGCTGAGCAATTACCGGCTGCCCGGCAGCACGCTGTATGTGACCCTGGAGCCGTGCAGCATGTGCGCCGGGCTGATCGTGCATTCGCGGGTGGGGCGGGTGGTGTTTGGTGCGCTGGAGCCCAAGGCTGGGGTGGCGCAGAGCCAGGGGCAGTTCTTCAGCCAGGGGTTTCTCAACCATCGGCTGCAGATCGAGGGCGGGGTGCTGGCGGATGAGTGCGGTGCGATCCTGAGCGAATTCTTCCGAGCGCGAAGGGCCAAGCCGGCGGGGTAGCCCGTGTGAGCGGGCAGTGCGCGAGTGCTTGATCCTGGGCCTCAAGTCCCTGGTGGCGGGTCTGCTGGCGGTTTGCTCTTGTCCACACCCGGCACGTGCAGGTTGCTCTCGGCCACCTGGCTGCCTTCCAGCTGCGGCTGGGTTACCCAGGTCAGGATGTCGTAGTAGCGGCGTATGTTCGCCACGAAGTGCACTGGCTCGCCGCCCCGCGCATAGCCGTAGCGGGTCTTGCTGTACCACTTCTTCTCGGACAGGCGCGGCAGCATCTTCTTCACGTCCAGCCATTTGTTCGGGTCCAGTCCGTCGTTTTCCGCCAGTTTGCGGGCGTCGTCCAGGTGCCCGGTGCCGACGTTGTAGGCGGCCAGGGCGAACCAGGTGCGGTCCGGCTCTTCGATCTTTTCATCGAGGCCGTCCTTGATGCTGGCGAAGTACTTGGCGCCGCCGGCGATACTCTGGTGCGGGTCCAGACGGTTGGCCACGCCCATGGCCTGGGCGGTGTTCTGGGTCAGCATCATCAGCCCGCGCACCCCGGTCTTGGAGGTGACGCTGGCCTGCCACATGGACTCCTGGTAACCGATGGCTGCCAGCAGCCGCCAATCGACCTTTTCATCCTTGGCCGACGCCTGGAAATGCTTTTCGTACTTGGGCAGGCGTTGCTGCAGGTGCTGGGCGAAAGTGGTGGCGCCAACATAGCCAAGCACGTCGACGTGGCCGTAGTAGCGGTCCTTCAGGCGTTGCAGGGCACCGTTCTTCTTGACCTTGTCGATGTAGCTGTTGATTTCGTCGAGCAGGCTGTTGTCTTCGCCGGCCGCCACCGCCCAGCGTTGATCGCGGGCGTCGCCCAGGTCGAAGGCCACGCGCACGTTGGGGAAGTACACCTGGTTCATCGCCACTTCGTTGGAGTCGACCAGGGTCAGGTCGATCTGGCCCTCGTCGACCATGCGCAGCAGGTCGACCACTTCGACGGCGTCGGACTCTTCCCACTGCAGCGCCGGGTACTGTTTTTTCAACTCGGCCAGTTGCTCGGCGTGGCTGCTGCCCTTGAGCACCATGATTTTCTTGCCCACGAGATCCGCAGCGTCGGTGGGGCGTGATTGGCCGTTGCGGTAGATGACCTGCGGGCTGACCTCGAGGTAGGGGTGCGAGAAACGCACTTCCTGCTGGCGCGAGGCGCTACTCACCAGGCCGGCGGCGGCCAGCACCGGGCCGTTCGGCTTGCCGAGGGCACCGAAGACGTCATCGAGGTTGTCGGCGGTCTCGATCTTCAGCTCCACGCCCAAATCGTCGGCGAGCCCCTTCACCAGCTCGTATTCGAAGCCGGTCTCGCCATTGCGATCCTGGAAGTAGGTCGCCGGGCTGTTGCGGGTGACCACGCGCAATACGCCATCTTCCTTGATCCGCTCCAGGGTGCTGGGTTTATCCACGCAGCCACTGAGCAGGAAGAGGAATGCAGCTGCGATGAGCCACTTGGCACCGCGCGGTCGTAGGGCAGTTTGTGAAGGCATGGCATGCAGTATACGCAAAGCACTCGCGGCGCCATATATCGACAGAATGCGGCGAGTCTGCTAGCGACCGCAATGGGTGATTTGCCCGCAAATATAGGAAGGATCCTACCCATATCGGTAAGTATTCCTACATCGCAAGCGGCGCAGATCGGCTGTTTTCACCGCGCCCAGCGCGTTCTCACCTTGGCCTGACGAGCCGAGCGCCGTTTCGGGTGCCCTGGCCGGCGGTTTACGCTAGAATGCACGGCCTCAAAGCACACCCCTTCCCGAGGCTGTCCCGAAGATGTTGATCCTGCGCGGCGCTCCTGCCCTTTCTGCCTTTCGCCACGGTAAATTACTCGAGCAATTGAGCCAGAAAGTCCCTGCTGTCAGCGGTTTGTACGCTGAATTCGCCCACTTCGCCGAGGTCACCGGCGAGTTGACCAGCGACGAGCAGCACGTACTTGCCCGTCTGCTGAAATACGGCCCCAGCGTGCCGGTCCAGGAGCCCAACGGTCGGCTGTTTCTGGTCATGCCGCGCTTCGGCACGATTTCGCCCTGGTCGAGCAAGGCCAGCGACATCGCCCACAACTGCGGGTTGGCCAAGGTTCAGCGCCTGGAGCGCGGGATCGCCTTTTATGTCGCCGGGCAGTTCGACGAAGCCCAGGCCCAGGCGATCGCTGACACCCTGCACGACCGCATGACGCAGATCGTGCTGACGCGCCTGGACGATGCCGCCGGCCTGTTCAGCCACGCCGAACCCAAGCCGCTGACGGCGGTGGACGTGCTGGGCGGCGGGCGCGCTGCGCTGGCGACCGCCAACGTCGAGCTGGGCCTGGCCCTGGCCGACGACGAAATCGACTATTTGGTGACCAGCTTTCAGGGCCTGGGGCGCAACCCGCACGACATCGAGCTGATGATGTTCGCCCAGGCGAACTCCGAGCATTGCCGACACAAGATCTTCAATGCCAGCTGGGACATCGACGGCGAAGAACAGGAAAAAAGCCTGTTCGGCATGATCAAGAACACCTACCAGATGCACAGCGAGAACGTGCTCTCGGCTTACAAGGACAACGCCTCGGTGATTGTCGGCAGCGTCGCCGGGCGCTTCTTCCCCAACCCTGACACCCGCCAGTACGGCGCGGTGCAGGAGCCGGTGCACATCCTGATGAAGGTCGAGACCCACAACCATCCGACCGCCATCGCGCCGTTCCCGGGGGCCTCTACCGGTTCCGGCGGTGAGATTCGCGACGAGGGTGCCACCGGCCGTGGCGCCAAGCCCAAGGCGGGCCTGACCGGTTTCACGGTGTCCAACCTGAATATTCCGGGCTTCTTGCAGCCATGGGAAAAGCCCTACGGCAAGCCCGAGCGCATCGTCACCGCGCTGGACATCATGATCGACGGCCCGCTGGGCGGCGCCGCCTTCAACAACGAGTTTGGCCGCCCGGCGCTGACCGGCTACTTCCGTACCTTCGAGCAGTCGATCAGCACCCCGCACGGTGAAGAAGTGCGCGGCTACCACAAGCCGATCATGCTCGCCGGCGGCATGGGCAACATCCGCGCCGAACACGTGCAGAAAGGCGAAATCACCGTCGGCTCCAAGCTCATCGTGCTCGGCGGCCCGGCCATGCTCATCGGCCTGGGCGGCGGTGCTGCCTCCTCCATGGCCACCGGCGCCAGCTCCGCCGACCTGGATTTCGCCTCGGTGCAGCGCGAGAACCCGGAAATGGAACGTCGCTGCCAGGAGGTCATCGACCGCTGCTGGCAGCTGGGCGAGCGCAACCCGATCAGCTTCATCCATGACGTCGGCGCGGGCGGCCTGTCCAACGCCTTCCCCGAGCTGGTCAACGACGGCGGACGGGGTGGCCGCTTCGAGCTGCGCAATGTGCCCAACGACGAGCCGGGCATGGCGCCGCTGGAAATCTGGAGCAACGAATCCCAGGAACGCTACGTGCTGGCGGTCGATGCCGCCGACTTCGAGCGCTTCCAGGCCATCTGTGAGCGCGAGCGCTGCCCGTTCGCCGTGGTCGGCGAAGCCACTGCCGAGCCGCAACTGACCGTCACCGACAGCCATTTCGGCAACAGCCCGGTGGACATGCCGCTCGAAGTGCTGCTGGGCAAGGCGCCGCGCATGCACCGCAGCGCCGTGCGCGAAGCCGAGCTGGGCGATGCCTTCGACCCGGCCGCGCTGGACCTGGCTGAAAGCATCGAGCGCGTGCTGCACCACCCAGCCGTGGCCAGCAAGAGCTTTTTGATCACCATCGGCGACCGCACCATCACTGGCCTCGTGGCCCGTGACCAGATGGTCGGCCCGTGGCAGGTGCCGGTGGCCGACGTTGCCGTCACCGCCACCAGCTTCGACGTCTACACCGGTGAAGCCATGGCCATGGGCGAGCGCACGCCGCTGGCGCTGCTCGACGCCCCGGCGTCGGCGCGCATGGCGGTCGGCGAAACCCTGACCAACATCGTCGCCTCGAGCATCGGCAGGATTTCCGACATCAAGCTGTCGGCCAACTGGATGTCGGCCGCCGGCCACCCGGGCGAAGACGCGCGTCTGTACGACGCGGTCAAGGCCGTGGGCATGCAGCTGTGCCCGGAGCTGGGTATCACCATCCCGGTGGGCAAGGACTCCATGTCCATGAAGACCCGCTGGAGCGAAGAGGGCGTCGACAAGAGCGTGACCTCGCCGCTGTCGCTGATCATCACCGGTTTCGCGCCGGTGCTCGACGTGCGCAAGACCCTGACTCCGCAACTGCGCCTGGACAAGGGCGAGACCGACCTGATCCTGATCGACCTGGGTCGCGGGCAGAACCGCATGGGCGCCTCGATCCTCGCCCAGGCCCATGGCCAGCTGGCCAGCCAGGCGCCGGACGTCGACGACGCCGAAGACCTCAAGGCCTTCTTCGCGGTGATCCAGGGCCTCAATGCCGACGGCCATCTGCTGGCCTACCACGACCGCTCCGATGGCGGCCTGCTGGTTACCGCCGTGGAAATGGCTTTCGCCGGCCACTGCGGCCTGGACCTGCAGCTGGACGCCCTGGCGCACTCGCGCGAAGAGGTCAACGCCTTGCTCTTCAACGAAGAGCTGGGCGCGCTGATCCAGGTTCGCCAGGGCGCCACGGCCGACGTCCTCACTCAATTCAGCGCTGCCGGCCTGGGTGATTGCGTGTCGGTCATCGGTCGCCCGGTCAACAACGGCGAAGTGGCTATCCGCTACAACGACGAGGTCATCTTCACCGCCCAGCGCCGCCTGATGCAGCGTCAGTGGAGCGAGACCAGCTACCAGGTGCAGAGGCTGCGCGACAACGCCCAGTGCGCCGAGCAGGAGTTCGACGCGCTGCTGGAAGAAGACAACCCGGGCCTGAGCGTCAAGCTGTCCTACGACGTCAACGACAACATCGCCGCGCCCTACATCAAGAAGAACGTCCGCCCCCAGGTGGCCGTGCTGCGCGAGCAGGGCGTCAACGGCCAGGTCGAGATGGCCCAGGCCTTCGATCGCGCCGGCTTCAACGCCATCGACGTGCACATGAGCGATATCCTCGCCGGGCGTGTCGACCTCAACGAGTTCAAGGGCCTGGTGGCCTGCGGCGGCTTCTCCTACGGTGACGTACTGGGCGCCGGCGAAGGTTGGGCCAAGTCGGCGCTGTTCAACAGCCGCGCGCGGGATGCCTTCCAGGGCTTCTTCGAACGCAACGACAGCTTCACCCTGGGCGTGTGCAACGGTTGCCAGATGATGTCCAACCTGCACGAGCTGATTCCCGGCAGCGAATACTGGCCACACTTCGTGCGCAATCGCTCCGAGCAGTTCGAGGCGCGGGTGGCCATGGTCCAGGTGCAGGAGTCCAATTCGATCTTCCTGCAGGGCATGGCCGGTTCGCGCATGCCGATCGCCATTGCCCATGGTGAAGGGCATGCCGAGTTCGCCAGCGAAGATGCACTACTCGAAGCCGACGTATCCGGCTGCGTGGCCCTGCGCTTCGTCGACAACCACGGCAAGGTCACCGAGCAGTATCCGGCCAACCCGAACGGCTCGCCGCGCGGGATCACCGGCCTGACCAGCCGCGACGGCCGCGTGACCATCATGATGCCGCACCCCGAGCGCGTGTTCCGCGCGGTGCAGAACTCGTGGCGCCCGGACGACTGGAACGAAGATGCCGCCTGGATGCGCATGTTCCGCAACGCGCGAGTGTGGGTGAATTGAAGTGTCGTTGAACTAAAGGGCGGCCGCGCTGTGCACAAGCTCGCCTTCTTCGTTCCGGACAGCCATGTCGAAGCTGTCAAAAGTGCCGTGTTCGCCGCCGGTGGCGGTCGCATCGGCGCCTATGACAGTTGCGCATGGCAGGCTCTCGGCCAGGGCCAGTTCCGCCCGCTGGCAGGCAGCGAGCCTTTTGTCGGGCAGACTGGCGTGGTCGAACGGCTCGCGGAGTGGAAGGTCGAGCTGGTCGTGGCCGACGACCTGATCGGCGCCGTGGTTCAGGCGCTCAAATTGGCCCACCCCTATCAGACGCCGGCGTTCGAGGTCTGGCGCCTGGCGGATATCACCTGAGGCCTGCTCTGGGCCCCAGCCGGCAACTGCATAGCGAACCCGCACCGCTACTGCTGCAACACCCAGTACGTTTTTGCTGATCGAGTCGAGCGTAGAAAGTGGCTCGGTGGGCGTATCAGGGCCTGATTTCGATCATCGTGCCGTCGCGCACCAGCCCCCACACTTCGCGCATGTCGTCGTTCTTCATGGCGATGCAGCCGTCGGTCCAGTCCAGGGTGTTGAAGTACCATTCCGGGTAATTGTCGTCCACCGGTGTGCCGTGAATCATGATCATGCCGCCGGCGTCGACGTTCTGCGCGCGCGCCTGGGCGGCGTCGTGCAGGTTGGGGTAGGAGACGTGGATGGCCAGGTTGAAGCGGTCGCTGGTCTTGCGCCAGTCCAGCCAGTAGAAGCCTTCAGGGGTGCGGCGGTCGCCTTCGCGCTCCTTGGGGCCGCGCGGCGCCTTGCCCAGGGACACGTGGTAGGTCTTCAACGCTTCGCCGCGGCTCATCAGTTGCAGCTTGTGGGCCGACTTGAGCACCAGCACCTTGTCGATGGCGCCCGGCGCGCCGACCGGAGCAGCGATCACCACGTCCTGCTTGAGCTGGTCGACCGGCTTGGTGACGAGGGTCTGGGTAAAGGCGGCTGAACACAGCGACGCGCAGGTCATGCAGAAAACGGCTAGCAACCAACGCATGGGGCTGACTCTTGGAAAAGGCCTGAGTGGAGCATTCAACTGCGGCGCAGGGGCGGCAGGTACTCGTTGCGCACCGGAAAGTGCTGCTGCACCCGGTCGGCGAAAAAGTATTTTAAGGTATGCCCGACCGTGGGAAAAGCCAGCTCCGACCACGGGATCGCGCTTTCATCGAACAACTGCACCTCAAGGCTCTCAGGGCCGACGGCGAAGTCGAGGTCGGCCAGTTCGGCGCGGAAGAACACGTGCACCTGGCTGATGTGCGGCAGGTCGAACAGCGTATAGAGCTCAAGGTTGCTGACCCGCGCGCAGGCTTCCTCGTCGGTTTCCCGGCAGGCCGCCTGCTGCAGGGTCTCGCCGTTCTCCATGAAACCGGCGGGCAGTGTCCAGTAGCCCAGCCGCGGCTCGATGGCCCGGCGGCATAGCAGCACCTTGCCCTGCCACACCGGCAGGCAGCCGGCGACGATGTTGGGATTCTGGTAATGAATAGTGTCGCAATGCCCGCACACGTAGCGCAGGCGGTTATCCCCTTCGGGGATGCGCTGATCGACCGGCTTGCCGCACTGACTGCAGAATTTCATGCTGGGTTTCCTGATGGCTGGGCCTATCTTGGCGCCTTCCGGGCATGGGCCGCAAGCCGGCGCGCCAATTGACAAGGGGCTTGGGCAGCTCAGCGATTTTGGTGCATGATGCGGGTAGCCCTTACTAGAGAGAAGCCATGCTGGACGAGCTGCTTCGCCGTGTCAGCGAATATGTCCCACGGGAGCTTGCGACCGAGACCGACCGACGTTTCCCCGAGGCGGCCGTACTGCTGCCGATCACCCGCAGCGACGAGCCGGAGCTGGTGTTGACCCTGCGCGCCTCCGGGTTGTCCACCCACGGTGGCGAGGTGGCTTTTCCCGGTGGCCGGCGCGACCCCGAAGACCCCGACCTGATGTTCACCGCGCTGCGCGAAGCCGAAGAAGAGATCGGCCTGCCGCCGGGGCTGGTGGAAGTGGTGGGGCCGCTCAGCCCGCTGGTGTCCAAGCATGGCATCAAGGTCACGCCGTTTGTCGGCATCATCCCCGATTTTGTGCAATACCGCCCGAATGACGCAGAGATCGCCGCAGTCTTCAGCGTGCCGCTTGAATTCTTCCGCCAGGACCCGCGCGAGCACACCCATCGCATCGATTACCAGGGCCAGAGCTGGTACGTGCCGAGCTATCGCTACAACGGCTACAAGATCTGGGGGCTGTCGGCGATCATGATCGTCGAGCTGATCAACCTGCTCTACGACGCCGACATCAGCCTGCACCGCCCACCACGCCAGTTCACCACGCTCTAGCCCTGCACAATAATGACAAAGCCTGTGAGGAACAGACCATGAAGTACCGCCTGGGCGATGCCCGCGTCCAAACCCACCCGTCCAGCTGGGTGGCCCCCACCGCCACCCTGATCGGCCGGGTGCGTCTGCAGGCCAATGCCAGTGTGTGGTTCGGCGCGGTGCTGCGCGGCGACAACGAGCTGATCGACATCGGCGAGAACAGCAACGTCCAGGACGGCACGGTAATGCACACCGACATGGGCTCGCCGCTGACCATCGGCCGGAACGTCACCATCGGTCACAACGCCATGCTGCACGGCTGCAGTGTCGGCGACGGCAGCCTGATCGGCATCAATGCGGTGATCCTCAACGGCGCCACCATCGGCAGGAACTGCATCATCGGCGCCAACGCGCTGATTGCCGAGGGCAAGCACATCCCCGATGGCTCACTGGTGGTGGGCTCGCCTGGCAAGGTGGTACGCGAGCTGAGCGAGGCGCAGAAACAGATGGTCGAGGTCGGCGCTGCGCACTATGTGCACAACGCCCAACGCTATGCCCGCGAACTGGCGGTGCAGGATGACTGAGGTGATCGCTCCTCGCGAACGTCCGGTGCGCTCGCCTTGCGTCAGCGTCTGCGCGATGGACGAACAGGACATCTGCACCGGCTGCCAGCGCAGCGCCAGCGAAATCACCCGCTGGGGGCGCATGGACAACGACGAGCGGCGTGCCGTGCTCAAGCTGTGCCACGAGCGGGCCGTGGCGCAGGGGTTGGTCATGCCAGGGCCTGACGCCCTGCCGCAAGCCCTGTAGAACCGAGCTTGCTCGGGAAGGCAGCAATGCGTCAATCGGCTCTGCATTCATGTAAAATACGCGCCCTTGATCAAAGCCTTTCCCGAGGACCTGAAATGACCCGTATCGGAACCCCTCTGTCGCCGACCGCGACGCGCGTGATGCTGTGTGGCTGCGGCGAGCTGGGCAAGGAAGTCGTCATCGAGCTGCAGCGCCTGGGCGTCGAAGTGATTGCCGTCGACCGCTATGCCGACGCCCCGGCGATGCAAGTGGCGCATCGCAGTCACGTGATCAACATGCTCGACGGTGCTGCGCTGCGCGCCGTGATCGAAGCTGAAAAGCCGCACTACATCGTGCCTGAAATCGAAGCCATTGCCACCGCCACGCTGGTCGAGCTCGAAGCCGAAGGCTTCACCGTAATCCCCACCGCGCGCGCGACCCAACTGACCATGAACCGCGAGGGTATCCGCCGCCTGGCCGCCGAAGAGCTCGACCTGCCGACCTCGCCGTATCATTTCGCCGACACCTTCGAAGACTACGCCCGCGCTGTCGAAGACCTTGGCTTCCCCTGCGTGGTCAAGCCGGTAATGAGTTCCTCGGGCAAGGGCCAGAGCCTGCTCAAGAGCAGCGACGACGTGCGCAAGGCCTGGGATTACGCCCAGGAAGGCGGCCGTGCCGGCAAGGGCCGGGTGATCATCGAAGGCTTCATCGACTTCGACTACGAAATTACCCTGCTGACCGTGCGCCATGTCGGCGGCACTACCTTCTGCGCGCCAGTCGGCCATCGTCAGGAGAAGGGCGACTATCAGGAATCCTGGCAGCCGCAGGCCATGAGCCCGGTCGCGCTGGCTGAGTCCGAGCGGGTCGCCAGGGCGGTCACCGAGGCCCTCGGCGGGCGCGGCCTGTTTGGCGTTGAGCTGTTCATCAAGGGCGATCAAGTGTGGTTCAGCGAAGTCTCGCCGCGCCCCCACGATACCGGGCTGGTCACGCTGATCTCTCAGGACCTCTCGCAGTTCGCCCTGCACGCGCGGGCGATCCTTGGCCTGCCGATCCCGTTGATTCGCCAGTTCGGCCCATCGGCCTCGGCCGTCATCCTCGTGGAAGGGCAATCACAGCAGACCGCCTTTGCCAATCTGGATGTGGCCCTGAGCGAACCGGACACTGCACTGCGCCTGTTCGGCAAGCCGCAAGTCAACGGCCAGCGGCGCATGGGTGTGGCCCTGGCGCGCGACGAGTCGATCGACGCGGCGCGCAGCAAGGCCACCCGTGCGGCGCAAGCGGTGAAGGTGGAGTTGTAAAAGCTTGAGCCAAGGTCAACCGGCCAGGCGGCCTCTGGGCAGCGTTGCCCCCGAGAGGCCGCCTGGCCGGTTGCGTTTCAACGCTGGGCCAACCACCCGCGCCATCCGCCAAAGCCGCTGATATCCTCGCTACCCGCAAGCCCATAGGCCTCGCAGATAAAGCCGCTCTCCCAGCGTCCGTCAGCCAGTTGCACCTTGCCCAGGCCCAAAGGCGCCGGGATGCCGGTCAAGAATGAGCCCAGCTCGCTGCTGGGCAATTCCCAGACTTCCACTTCGATGGCCACGCCGTCTTCGGCCACCCGCAGCATGCCCGGGCGCAGCGGCGGCCCGCCGGCCAGCGCGTACAGTCGGTAGTCTGGCGAGCTTACGGTCTTCTCCAGCAACCGCGCGCCACGTTGGCGCAGCTGCCCGTTCAACGCCAGGCCCTCCAGATGCGCGCCGCACACCACCAGCCGCGCGCGGTCGTTGCGCGCGCGGCCGGTCGGGGCGGGTGCACCCTGGTAGGCGGCGGCCAGGCTGAGCAGGTACTGGTCGGTGAAGGCCCGGCCCAGCAGGGTCACGCCCCACGGCAGGCCGTTGGCCATGAAGGCGCTGGGGACGGCCACGGCGGCGTAGTCCAGCAGGTTCACGAAGTTGGTGTAGTAGCCCAGTTCAGAGTTGCGCAGCACCGGTTCGGCGGCCAGCTCGGCGAGGGTGACCGGGCGGCCGATGGTGGGCGTCAGCACGCAGTCCAGCTCGTTCATCAGGGCGTCACACTGGGCCTTGA includes these proteins:
- a CDS encoding gamma carbonic anhydrase family protein gives rise to the protein MKYRLGDARVQTHPSSWVAPTATLIGRVRLQANASVWFGAVLRGDNELIDIGENSNVQDGTVMHTDMGSPLTIGRNVTIGHNAMLHGCSVGDGSLIGINAVILNGATIGRNCIIGANALIAEGKHIPDGSLVVGSPGKVVRELSEAQKQMVEVGAAHYVHNAQRYARELAVQDD
- the purT gene encoding formate-dependent phosphoribosylglycinamide formyltransferase, whose amino-acid sequence is MTRIGTPLSPTATRVMLCGCGELGKEVVIELQRLGVEVIAVDRYADAPAMQVAHRSHVINMLDGAALRAVIEAEKPHYIVPEIEAIATATLVELEAEGFTVIPTARATQLTMNREGIRRLAAEELDLPTSPYHFADTFEDYARAVEDLGFPCVVKPVMSSSGKGQSLLKSSDDVRKAWDYAQEGGRAGKGRVIIEGFIDFDYEITLLTVRHVGGTTFCAPVGHRQEKGDYQESWQPQAMSPVALAESERVARAVTEALGGRGLFGVELFIKGDQVWFSEVSPRPHDTGLVTLISQDLSQFALHARAILGLPIPLIRQFGPSASAVILVEGQSQQTAFANLDVALSEPDTALRLFGKPQVNGQRRMGVALARDESIDAARSKATRAAQAVKVEL
- a CDS encoding DUF1289 domain-containing protein → MTEVIAPRERPVRSPCVSVCAMDEQDICTGCQRSASEITRWGRMDNDERRAVLKLCHERAVAQGLVMPGPDALPQAL